Proteins encoded together in one Lathyrus oleraceus cultivar Zhongwan6 chromosome 5, CAAS_Psat_ZW6_1.0, whole genome shotgun sequence window:
- the LOC127084338 gene encoding uncharacterized protein LOC127084338 isoform X1 — protein sequence MKRGNWMGSPFSFGFFTAAADVVPSIEIQWLASVFAGIIFSFIVYRLTATFSSRLFAGYRKLTSAGKVEWNNRGFSTFHAIFASFASFYLLILSDLFKDDSQENLVVNRSSTFSNSVLSFSTGYFLADLAMVIWQFPALGGLEYVLHHGLSMFSIIQSLLSGQAQIYILMVLFSESTTPFVNLRWYLDTAGLKSSKLYIWNGVALFFGWLIARVFLFMFLFTHMWTHFDEVKEVFPMGFYSLLVVPPVLSMMNLFWFWKIAKGMVKTLSKAKHSE from the exons ATGAAGAGAG GGAATTGGATGGGAAGTCCTTTTTCTTTTGGGTTTTTTACTGCTGCTGCTGATGTTGTTCCGAGCATAGAAATTCAATGGCTGGCGTCTGTTTTCGCCGGTATCATCTTCAGTTTTATT GTTTATAGATTGACTGCAACTTTTAGTTCTCGGTTGTTTGCGGGATACAGAAAATTGACCAGTGCTGGGAAAGTTGAATGGAACAACAG GGGATTCTCAACATTTCATGCTATTTTTGCATCCTTTGCATCATTTTACCTCTTGATCTTATCGGATCTCTTCAAGGATGATTCACAAGAGAATCTTGTCGTTAATAGATCATCTACTTTCTCAAATTCAGTATTGTCG TTCTCTACAGGTTATTTTCTAGCAGATCTGGCAATGGTAATTTGGCAGTTTCCAGCTTTGGGAGGTCTGGAATAT GTTCTACACCACGGACTGTCGATGTTTTCAATTATCCAATCTTTGCTAAGTGGTCAAGCACAAATCTACATCTTAATGGTTCTTTTCTCCGAGAGCACAACTCCTTTTGTAAACCTAAGATG GTACTTGGATACCGCTGGTCTTAAAAGCTCAAAACTTTACATCTGGAATGGCGTTGCATTGTTCTTCGGGTGGCTG ATAGCAAGGGTTTTTCTGTTCATGTTCTTGTTTACTCACATGTGGACCCATTTTGATGAG GTTAAGGAGGTCTTTCCGATGGGTTTCTATAGCTTACTGGTGGTGCCTCCTGTGTTGTCAATGATGAATTTGTTTTGGTTCTGGAAGATTGCCAAGGGTATGGTCAAAACTCTTTCAAAAGCCAAACATAGCGAGTGA
- the LOC127084338 gene encoding uncharacterized protein LOC127084338 isoform X2 encodes MGSPFSFGFFTAAADVVPSIEIQWLASVFAGIIFSFIVYRLTATFSSRLFAGYRKLTSAGKVEWNNRGFSTFHAIFASFASFYLLILSDLFKDDSQENLVVNRSSTFSNSVLSFSTGYFLADLAMVIWQFPALGGLEYVLHHGLSMFSIIQSLLSGQAQIYILMVLFSESTTPFVNLRWYLDTAGLKSSKLYIWNGVALFFGWLIARVFLFMFLFTHMWTHFDEVKEVFPMGFYSLLVVPPVLSMMNLFWFWKIAKGMVKTLSKAKHSE; translated from the exons ATGGGAAGTCCTTTTTCTTTTGGGTTTTTTACTGCTGCTGCTGATGTTGTTCCGAGCATAGAAATTCAATGGCTGGCGTCTGTTTTCGCCGGTATCATCTTCAGTTTTATT GTTTATAGATTGACTGCAACTTTTAGTTCTCGGTTGTTTGCGGGATACAGAAAATTGACCAGTGCTGGGAAAGTTGAATGGAACAACAG GGGATTCTCAACATTTCATGCTATTTTTGCATCCTTTGCATCATTTTACCTCTTGATCTTATCGGATCTCTTCAAGGATGATTCACAAGAGAATCTTGTCGTTAATAGATCATCTACTTTCTCAAATTCAGTATTGTCG TTCTCTACAGGTTATTTTCTAGCAGATCTGGCAATGGTAATTTGGCAGTTTCCAGCTTTGGGAGGTCTGGAATAT GTTCTACACCACGGACTGTCGATGTTTTCAATTATCCAATCTTTGCTAAGTGGTCAAGCACAAATCTACATCTTAATGGTTCTTTTCTCCGAGAGCACAACTCCTTTTGTAAACCTAAGATG GTACTTGGATACCGCTGGTCTTAAAAGCTCAAAACTTTACATCTGGAATGGCGTTGCATTGTTCTTCGGGTGGCTG ATAGCAAGGGTTTTTCTGTTCATGTTCTTGTTTACTCACATGTGGACCCATTTTGATGAG GTTAAGGAGGTCTTTCCGATGGGTTTCTATAGCTTACTGGTGGTGCCTCCTGTGTTGTCAATGATGAATTTGTTTTGGTTCTGGAAGATTGCCAAGGGTATGGTCAAAACTCTTTCAAAAGCCAAACATAGCGAGTGA